A window of Longispora fulva contains these coding sequences:
- a CDS encoding CU044_5270 family protein — protein sequence MNEQDLLQDLGDLLDPPGRVAPARLRERVLRATATRPGHRRGIWGTVTRLAGEALPGGAAWPTRLLRTVGDTLRPGLGTRRIGLKFALVGALAAVIAAGMFAMQTSRVGGLPPVANAEAGEVLRGAADSARQDQGLAARPEQFVYVESVTWYPKQGEPGQSTVRSWLSVDGTRDGLISSDLPGRAGLTDQPVPGCRDGRAAEWEPDGTLSADRTRPCTPEPGYLADVPTDPVRARARLYTEAAGDDRDQDAFVAVGALLTRGYLAPAARAALFTAAATIPGVQVVRDVADAAGRLGVAVARTDRGVRYELVFDPATHALRGWQQRPVDGGMDMRMLRPVAFVRVAVVDRAGQLP from the coding sequence GTGAACGAGCAGGACTTGCTCCAGGATCTCGGCGACCTCCTGGACCCGCCCGGCCGCGTGGCCCCCGCCCGGCTGCGCGAACGGGTGCTGCGCGCCACCGCCACCCGGCCGGGACACCGGCGCGGGATCTGGGGCACCGTCACGCGGCTGGCCGGCGAAGCCCTGCCGGGCGGGGCGGCGTGGCCGACGCGGCTGCTGCGGACCGTCGGCGACACGCTGCGGCCCGGACTCGGCACCCGGCGGATCGGGCTGAAGTTCGCCCTGGTCGGCGCGCTGGCGGCCGTGATCGCCGCCGGCATGTTCGCGATGCAGACCAGCCGGGTCGGCGGCCTGCCCCCGGTGGCCAACGCCGAGGCCGGCGAGGTGCTGCGCGGGGCTGCCGACTCGGCGCGCCAGGACCAGGGGCTGGCCGCCCGACCGGAGCAGTTCGTGTACGTGGAGTCGGTCACCTGGTACCCGAAGCAGGGCGAACCCGGACAGAGCACGGTCCGGTCGTGGCTCTCCGTCGACGGCACCCGCGACGGTCTGATCTCCTCCGACCTGCCCGGACGCGCCGGCCTCACCGACCAGCCGGTCCCCGGCTGCCGCGACGGCCGGGCCGCGGAGTGGGAGCCGGACGGCACGCTGTCGGCGGACCGGACCCGGCCGTGCACCCCCGAACCGGGCTACCTCGCCGACGTGCCCACCGACCCGGTCCGGGCCCGCGCGCGGCTGTACACGGAGGCCGCCGGCGACGACCGCGACCAGGACGCGTTCGTGGCCGTCGGGGCGCTGCTCACCCGGGGCTACCTCGCGCCGGCCGCCCGGGCCGCGCTGTTCACCGCCGCGGCGACCATCCCGGGCGTGCAGGTGGTCCGGGACGTGGCCGACGCCGCCGGCCGGCTCGGCGTCGCCGTGGCCCGCACGGACCGCGGCGTGCGCTACGAGCTGGTGTTCGATCCGGCCACCCACGCGCTGCGCGGGTGGCAGCAGCGGCCGGTGGACGGCGGGATGGACATGCGGATGCTGCGCCCGGTGGCGTTCGTGCGGGTGGCCGTGGTGGACCGGGCGGGCCAGCTGCCATAG
- a CDS encoding Hsp70 family protein, with amino-acid sequence MRLAVDLGTSHTVAVVRRDGQPVRALLFDGSPMLPSGVFIDPAGELLTGKDAERLARGAPDRFEPHPKRGVDEGYALLGQTEVAVPDLLAAILRRVSVEARHAGVDPAGGLILTCPADWGTPRRDVLREAARRAGMHDVRLVEEPVAAATYCLDVLGQQISVGQVLAVFDFGGGTLDVTVVRRDPVGLSVLATGGLDDLGGLDVDAALVGHVGQVLAMHDPDAWRRLAAPDTTAEQRDRRAFWAEVRSAKEMLSRASSAPVQVPGREEALHLTREELNRVAGPLIDRAVDETRRVLQRAGVGADVLAGIFLVGGSSRIPLVASRLHARFGVAPMVPEQPELPVAHGGLLCADATDAQMSATPMSAPPVSGVPISGPPVSGVPVSGQPTSGQPYPGAFGQPGTAGAFGQPGQPGTGQPTGPNAIGQVGYPAYPPAPGYAGQPPQATMPPGYPQTGSVPAPPPGTGSATPPQGYAAHTAPRTGGQPFPPPGYGVKPEPVTLVPPRRRKGMWKTPFRFLLPIGMAIVIAAAAGFGPAKNLLKSIGEKASTVTDNLGSNVGGLNTSGKLEQTQNVPLPNTGAAAVAVSGDVAYFGSVKAGGTDIVALPVKGGAEVWHQTVTVAESDIKMTVVSGVLLIGGRDTRAAVNAADGKILWNSKPWKARRDLAYIGTDAIVEGRDGFKPAVFRVDLKTGADKWTRLQPGGDLLINDMRLAYVHRTWGAGAEGVTAAPDEFPESLGAQPEVVMLDDDSGKGFVIDANGKDKVAKSVPLDKSKWAVFGGLVVGIQKDQPTLAAYKMTDLSKAWEIPYPPGTSFGDVSACGPTLVCIATQSSGQSGMSISALKVADGTKAWTHNWTSGSVSNLGCLVLSSKLLCGSKSFGYLNDAVVLDPDHGEKEGRAVGKTVTIRAIAGQRYVQQGYEMTGWAVSVGDLTTDKVTKSLSIGKEQLSTVAISGDTVVMVDGERHVRVMRIS; translated from the coding sequence GTGCGGCTGGCAGTCGACCTCGGCACGTCGCACACGGTCGCCGTCGTGCGCCGCGACGGCCAACCGGTCCGGGCACTCCTGTTCGACGGTTCCCCCATGCTGCCGTCCGGGGTGTTCATCGACCCGGCTGGTGAGCTACTCACCGGCAAGGACGCCGAGCGGCTGGCCCGGGGCGCGCCGGACCGGTTCGAGCCGCACCCGAAACGGGGCGTCGACGAGGGCTACGCGCTGCTCGGCCAGACCGAGGTGGCCGTCCCCGACCTGCTGGCGGCGATCCTGCGCCGGGTGTCCGTCGAGGCCCGGCACGCCGGGGTCGACCCGGCCGGCGGCCTGATCCTGACCTGCCCGGCCGACTGGGGCACTCCGCGCCGGGACGTGTTGCGCGAGGCCGCCCGCCGGGCCGGCATGCACGACGTCCGCCTCGTCGAGGAGCCGGTCGCCGCCGCCACGTACTGCCTGGACGTCCTCGGCCAGCAGATCTCCGTCGGCCAGGTCCTCGCCGTGTTCGACTTCGGCGGCGGCACCCTGGACGTGACCGTCGTCCGCCGCGACCCGGTGGGCCTGTCCGTCCTGGCCACCGGCGGCCTCGACGACCTCGGCGGCCTCGACGTGGACGCGGCCCTCGTCGGGCACGTTGGCCAGGTCCTGGCCATGCACGACCCGGACGCGTGGCGGCGGCTGGCCGCGCCGGACACGACGGCCGAGCAGCGCGACCGGCGGGCGTTCTGGGCGGAGGTCCGCTCCGCCAAGGAGATGCTGTCGCGGGCGTCGAGCGCCCCGGTGCAGGTCCCCGGCCGCGAGGAGGCCCTGCACCTGACCCGCGAGGAGCTCAACCGGGTCGCTGGCCCCCTGATCGACCGGGCCGTGGACGAGACCCGCCGGGTGCTGCAACGCGCCGGGGTCGGAGCCGACGTGCTCGCCGGGATCTTCCTGGTCGGCGGTTCGAGCCGGATCCCGCTCGTGGCCAGCCGGCTGCACGCCCGGTTCGGGGTCGCGCCGATGGTGCCGGAGCAGCCGGAGTTGCCGGTGGCGCACGGCGGCCTGTTGTGCGCGGACGCCACGGACGCCCAGATGTCGGCCACCCCGATGTCGGCCCCGCCGGTGTCGGGCGTGCCGATCTCCGGGCCGCCCGTCTCGGGGGTCCCGGTCTCCGGCCAACCGACCTCGGGCCAGCCCTACCCGGGCGCGTTCGGCCAGCCCGGCACTGCGGGCGCGTTCGGCCAGCCCGGCCAGCCCGGCACCGGCCAGCCGACCGGCCCCAACGCCATCGGCCAGGTGGGCTACCCGGCCTACCCGCCGGCTCCCGGCTACGCCGGCCAGCCCCCGCAGGCCACCATGCCCCCGGGCTACCCGCAGACCGGTTCCGTCCCCGCTCCCCCGCCGGGCACCGGCTCGGCCACCCCGCCGCAGGGCTACGCGGCCCACACCGCCCCCCGCACGGGCGGCCAGCCCTTCCCCCCGCCCGGCTACGGCGTCAAGCCCGAACCCGTCACCCTCGTGCCCCCGAGGCGGCGCAAGGGCATGTGGAAGACGCCGTTCCGCTTCCTGCTCCCGATCGGCATGGCGATCGTGATCGCGGCGGCCGCCGGCTTCGGCCCCGCCAAGAACCTGCTCAAGAGCATCGGCGAGAAGGCCAGCACGGTCACCGACAACCTCGGCTCCAACGTCGGCGGCCTGAACACGTCGGGCAAGCTGGAGCAGACCCAGAACGTGCCCCTGCCGAACACCGGCGCGGCGGCGGTCGCGGTCTCCGGCGACGTGGCGTACTTCGGCTCGGTGAAGGCCGGCGGCACGGACATCGTCGCGCTGCCGGTCAAGGGCGGTGCCGAGGTGTGGCACCAGACGGTGACCGTGGCCGAGTCCGACATCAAGATGACCGTCGTCAGCGGGGTGCTGCTGATCGGCGGCCGGGACACCCGGGCGGCGGTGAACGCCGCGGACGGCAAGATCCTGTGGAACAGCAAGCCGTGGAAGGCGCGCCGGGACCTGGCGTACATCGGCACGGACGCCATCGTCGAGGGGCGCGACGGGTTCAAGCCGGCGGTGTTCCGGGTCGACCTGAAGACCGGGGCCGACAAGTGGACCCGGCTCCAGCCGGGCGGTGACCTGCTGATCAACGACATGCGGCTCGCGTACGTGCACCGGACCTGGGGCGCCGGGGCCGAGGGGGTCACCGCCGCCCCCGACGAGTTCCCCGAGTCGCTGGGCGCGCAGCCCGAGGTCGTCATGCTGGACGACGACAGCGGCAAGGGCTTCGTGATCGACGCGAACGGCAAGGACAAGGTCGCCAAGTCCGTGCCGCTGGACAAGTCGAAGTGGGCCGTGTTCGGCGGGCTGGTCGTCGGGATCCAGAAGGACCAGCCGACGCTGGCCGCGTACAAGATGACGGATCTTTCCAAGGCCTGGGAGATCCCCTACCCGCCGGGGACGTCCTTCGGCGACGTGAGCGCCTGCGGCCCGACCCTGGTGTGCATCGCCACCCAGTCCTCCGGGCAGTCGGGCATGTCGATCTCCGCCCTGAAGGTGGCCGACGGGACGAAGGCCTGGACCCACAACTGGACGTCCGGCAGCGTGTCGAACCTGGGCTGTCTGGTGCTCAGCTCGAAGCTGCTGTGCGGTTCGAAGTCGTTCGGCTACCTCAACGACGCCGTGGTGCTCGACCCCGACCACGGCGAGAAGGAGGGCCGCGCGGTCGGCAAGACCGTGACGATCCGCGCGATCGCCGGCCAGCGCTACGTCCAGCAGGGCTACGAGATGACCGGCTGGGCCGTGAGCGTCGGCGACCTGACCACCGACAAGGTGACGAAGTCGCTGTCCATCGGCAAGGAACAGCTGTCCACGGTCGCGATCTCCGGCGACACGGTGGTCATGGTCGACGGGGAGCGGCACGTGCGCGTCATGCGGATCTCCTGA
- a CDS encoding SDR family NAD(P)-dependent oxidoreductase, which translates to MSVAIITGASRGLGLALATGLADAGWNLVLTARGAQALDEAVRLLPAGSAVAVPGDVTDAWHREAVLTAADELGGVDLLVNNAGILGPSPLPPVADLPIDALRAVYEVNVLAPLALAQAALPTLRARGGALVNISSDAAVVPYEGWGGYGSGKAALDLLSGVLAVEEPGVRVWWVDPGDLRTRMHQEAYPGEDISDRPEPASVVPAFLKLLGDRPASGRVRLA; encoded by the coding sequence ATGTCCGTCGCCATCATCACCGGCGCTTCCCGCGGCCTGGGCCTGGCCCTCGCCACCGGCCTCGCCGACGCCGGCTGGAACCTCGTCCTGACCGCCCGGGGCGCGCAGGCCCTCGACGAGGCCGTCCGGCTGCTCCCCGCAGGCTCGGCGGTGGCCGTCCCCGGCGACGTCACCGACGCGTGGCACCGCGAGGCCGTGCTCACCGCCGCCGACGAACTCGGCGGGGTAGACCTGCTGGTCAACAATGCCGGCATCCTCGGCCCGAGCCCGCTGCCGCCGGTCGCCGACCTGCCGATCGACGCCCTGCGCGCGGTGTACGAGGTCAACGTCCTCGCCCCGCTCGCCCTCGCCCAGGCGGCGCTCCCGACCCTGCGGGCTCGGGGCGGGGCCCTGGTCAACATCTCCTCGGACGCGGCCGTGGTCCCGTACGAGGGCTGGGGCGGCTACGGCTCCGGCAAGGCCGCCCTGGACCTGCTCAGCGGCGTCCTGGCCGTCGAGGAGCCCGGGGTGCGGGTCTGGTGGGTCGACCCCGGTGACCTGCGGACCCGGATGCACCAGGAGGCGTACCCGGGGGAGGACATCAGCGACCGACCCGAGCCGGCTTCCGTGGTGCCGGCGTTCCTGAAGCTGCTCGGCGACCGGCCCGCGTCCGGTCGGGTGCGGCTCGCATGA
- a CDS encoding lysophospholipid acyltransferase family protein produces MSDYVYPPVIAAAKLMFRLLDMKITVIGAENVPREGGAVLASNHVSYLDFIFAGLGAQESRRLVRFMAKQEIFEHSIGGPLMRGMHHIPVDRDFGIGSYKAALSALKAGEVVGIFPEATISQSFTVKDMKSGAARLAAGAGVPLIPVALWGTQRLWTKGRPRTLTRRHTPITIIVGEPWRIERRADQNETNAELRARMSALLDRAQREYPDSPAGPEDSWWLPAHLGGSAPTPTTDPSEPTIP; encoded by the coding sequence ATGTCGGACTACGTGTACCCACCGGTCATCGCCGCAGCCAAGCTCATGTTCCGCCTGCTGGACATGAAGATCACGGTCATCGGCGCGGAGAACGTGCCCCGCGAGGGCGGTGCGGTGCTGGCCAGCAACCACGTCAGCTACCTGGACTTCATCTTCGCCGGCCTCGGCGCCCAGGAGTCCCGCCGACTGGTGCGGTTCATGGCGAAACAGGAGATCTTCGAGCATTCCATCGGCGGGCCGCTGATGCGGGGCATGCACCACATTCCGGTCGATCGGGACTTCGGGATCGGTTCGTACAAGGCCGCGCTCTCGGCGTTGAAAGCCGGCGAGGTGGTGGGAATCTTCCCCGAGGCGACCATCAGCCAGAGCTTCACCGTGAAGGACATGAAGAGCGGAGCGGCCCGGTTGGCGGCGGGCGCGGGAGTACCGTTGATCCCGGTGGCCCTGTGGGGCACCCAGCGGCTGTGGACGAAGGGCCGGCCGCGCACGTTGACCAGGCGGCACACCCCGATCACGATCATCGTCGGTGAGCCGTGGCGCATCGAACGGCGAGCTGACCAGAATGAGACGAACGCGGAGCTCAGAGCACGGATGTCGGCCCTTCTCGACCGCGCACAACGCGAATATCCGGATTCGCCCGCCGGCCCCGAGGATTCATGGTGGCTTCCCGCACACTTGGGCGGCTCAGCCCCCACCCCCACTACCGATCCGAGCGAACCTACGATACCGTAA
- a CDS encoding HutD/Ves family protein, translated as MEILRAGDRVPTPWLNGGGVTRAVAAGPPGAGLTDFDWRVSLADVAASGPFSTFAGIDRIITVVAGAGMTLTVDGVPTTVTDGSGPFAFPGDVLTDCVLVAGPIVDFNVMTRRGRVSARVDLVSAAAALAGPTVLVVVLTGRAELSVADPAGLDPTRRTLDRYDAALLTDETGTLAVDGLAAVVHLDPTQPGGLR; from the coding sequence ATGGAGATCCTGCGCGCCGGCGACCGTGTCCCCACCCCGTGGCTGAACGGGGGTGGCGTCACCCGGGCGGTCGCCGCCGGCCCGCCCGGTGCGGGGCTGACCGACTTCGACTGGCGGGTCAGCCTGGCCGACGTCGCGGCCAGCGGCCCGTTCTCGACGTTCGCCGGGATCGACCGGATCATCACCGTGGTGGCCGGGGCCGGGATGACCCTCACGGTCGACGGCGTTCCCACCACGGTCACCGACGGGTCCGGCCCCTTCGCCTTCCCCGGCGACGTCTTGACCGACTGCGTGCTCGTGGCCGGCCCGATCGTCGACTTCAACGTGATGACCCGCCGGGGCCGGGTGTCCGCCCGGGTGGACCTGGTCTCCGCCGCTGCGGCGCTGGCCGGCCCGACGGTGCTGGTCGTGGTCCTGACCGGCCGGGCGGAGCTGTCCGTGGCCGACCCCGCCGGCCTTGACCCCACCCGCAGAACTCTCGACCGGTACGACGCCGCCCTGCTCACCGACGAAACCGGCACCCTGGCCGTCGATGGACTGGCCGCGGTGGTCCATCTCGATCCCACCCAGCCGGGCGGGCTACGGTAA
- a CDS encoding GAF domain-containing sensor histidine kinase produces MSSLDRAELREVSAAVLAVTSHLSARDVLQTIVTSARKLLGARYAALGVPDAAGSFAEFVVDGITDEEWAAIGPLPRQHGVLGAMLHDPKPVLLDDIHDHPGFEGYWPAAHPDLRAFLGMPITDGDEILGGLYLANKPGGFTAADSELLTLLAAHAAIALVNARLYERGRELSILEERTRIARELHDAVTQKLFSLRLTAEAASTLLERDPARAAEQLATVRQLAAEAVDELHAVVTGLLPAELAGDGMALALRKHVELLDRVHEASVSFTAGDLPKLSPPQQEAVFRIAQEALHNALRHSGAAAVDVALFARDRVVYLLVSDNGRGFDPTEAGRATRRLGLASMRDRARVAGGKLTVASGAGGTTIRMEVPLDGR; encoded by the coding sequence GTGAGTTCCCTGGACCGGGCGGAACTGCGCGAGGTGAGCGCGGCCGTCCTCGCCGTCACCTCGCACCTGTCGGCCCGCGACGTGCTGCAGACGATCGTCACGTCGGCCCGCAAGCTGCTGGGCGCCCGGTACGCGGCCCTCGGGGTGCCCGACGCCGCCGGCTCGTTCGCCGAGTTCGTGGTCGACGGGATCACCGACGAGGAGTGGGCGGCGATCGGCCCCCTGCCCCGCCAGCACGGGGTGCTCGGCGCGATGCTGCACGACCCGAAGCCGGTCCTGCTCGACGACATCCACGACCACCCGGGCTTCGAGGGGTACTGGCCGGCGGCCCACCCTGACCTCAGGGCGTTCCTCGGCATGCCGATCACCGACGGCGACGAGATCCTCGGTGGCCTGTACCTGGCCAACAAGCCGGGCGGGTTCACGGCAGCCGACTCCGAGCTGCTGACCCTGCTGGCGGCGCACGCCGCGATCGCCCTGGTCAACGCCCGCCTGTACGAGCGGGGCCGCGAGCTGTCCATCCTCGAGGAACGGACCAGGATCGCCCGCGAACTGCACGACGCCGTCACCCAGAAGCTGTTCAGTCTCCGGCTTACGGCGGAGGCGGCCAGCACCCTCCTGGAACGGGACCCGGCCAGGGCCGCCGAGCAGCTCGCGACGGTCCGCCAGCTCGCCGCCGAGGCCGTGGACGAGCTGCACGCCGTGGTCACCGGGCTGCTGCCGGCGGAGCTGGCCGGCGACGGGATGGCCCTGGCGCTGCGCAAGCACGTCGAACTCCTCGACCGGGTGCACGAGGCCTCGGTGTCCTTCACGGCCGGTGATCTGCCGAAGCTGTCCCCGCCGCAGCAGGAGGCCGTGTTCCGGATCGCCCAGGAGGCCCTGCACAACGCGCTGCGGCACTCCGGGGCCGCCGCGGTCGACGTGGCGTTGTTCGCCCGCGACCGGGTCGTCTACCTGCTGGTCTCCGACAACGGCCGGGGCTTCGACCCCACGGAGGCCGGACGGGCGACCCGCCGGCTCGGCCTGGCGTCGATGCGGGACCGGGCCCGGGTGGCCGGCGGGAAGCTCACTGTCGCGTCCGGGGCCGGCGGGACGACGATCCGGATGGAGGTGCCCCTCGATGGCCGGTGA
- a CDS encoding acyl-ACP desaturase, with protein MTAESPSSTVLLRELEPVVEANLNRHMATAKEWFPHEYVPWSQGTDFDGVLGGKAWDVEQSPLSDIARTSLIVNLLTEDNLPSYHHEIATLFGRDGAWGTWVHRWTAEEGRHGMAIRDYLLATRAVDPIALERARMVHMSTPFVNTYNETAIHSIAYVSFQELATRVAHRNTGKISGDPICDQLLAKIATDENLHMVFYRNLLNATFDLAPDVAMRAVYDVVSTFQMPGNGIENFGRKSVQIAMAGIYDLRIHHDEVVIPVLRNIRAFERDGLAGDGEKAREQLADFMTTLDGQARRFTEKRDALNAKRAARAA; from the coding sequence GTGACCGCCGAGTCCCCCTCGTCCACGGTCCTGTTACGCGAACTGGAGCCGGTCGTTGAGGCCAACCTCAACCGACACATGGCGACAGCCAAGGAGTGGTTTCCGCACGAGTACGTGCCGTGGAGTCAGGGCACCGACTTCGACGGCGTTCTTGGCGGCAAGGCGTGGGACGTCGAGCAGTCCCCGCTCTCCGACATCGCCAGGACGTCACTGATCGTCAACCTCCTCACCGAGGACAACCTGCCCAGCTACCACCACGAGATCGCGACCCTGTTCGGCCGCGACGGCGCGTGGGGCACCTGGGTGCACCGGTGGACGGCCGAGGAGGGCCGGCACGGCATGGCCATCCGGGACTACCTGCTCGCCACGCGCGCGGTGGACCCGATCGCCCTGGAGCGGGCGCGGATGGTGCACATGTCCACCCCGTTCGTGAACACCTACAACGAGACGGCGATCCACTCGATCGCCTACGTCTCGTTCCAGGAGCTCGCGACGCGGGTGGCGCACCGCAACACGGGCAAGATCAGCGGTGACCCGATCTGCGACCAGCTCCTGGCCAAGATCGCCACCGACGAGAACCTGCACATGGTGTTCTACCGCAACCTGCTCAACGCGACGTTCGACCTCGCACCCGACGTGGCGATGCGCGCCGTGTACGACGTGGTCAGCACCTTCCAGATGCCCGGCAACGGGATCGAGAACTTCGGCCGCAAGTCGGTGCAGATCGCGATGGCCGGCATCTACGACCTGCGGATCCACCACGACGAGGTGGTGATCCCGGTGCTGCGCAACATCCGGGCGTTCGAGCGCGACGGCCTGGCCGGCGACGGCGAGAAGGCACGCGAGCAGCTCGCCGACTTCATGACCACGCTCGACGGCCAGGCGCGCCGGTTCACCGAGAAGCGCGACGCGCTCAACGCGAAGCGGGCGGCCCGCGCGGCCTGA
- a CDS encoding DUF427 domain-containing protein, which produces MRATWNGTVIAESDDTVIVESNHYFPRAAVRWEHLTDSDTHTTCHWKGLASYYSISVGGETNPDAVWFYPEPFEAAEHVRDRVAFWRGVEITSV; this is translated from the coding sequence ATGCGGGCGACATGGAACGGCACGGTCATCGCGGAGTCCGACGACACGGTGATCGTGGAGAGCAACCACTACTTCCCGAGAGCGGCCGTGCGCTGGGAGCACCTCACCGACAGTGACACGCACACCACCTGCCACTGGAAGGGCCTCGCGTCCTACTACTCGATCTCGGTGGGCGGCGAGACCAACCCGGACGCGGTCTGGTTCTACCCGGAGCCCTTCGAGGCCGCCGAGCACGTCCGCGACCGCGTCGCGTTCTGGCGCGGCGTGGAGATCACCTCCGTCTAG
- a CDS encoding response regulator, whose protein sequence is MAGDRIRVMIVDDHPVVRQGLRTFLELQDDIDVVGEAGDGDECVTVAEELRPDVVVLDLKMPGADGVAALRGLRDRGNPARVLVITSFTEPSAVLPAVRAGAAGYVYKNIDPPALAAAIRAVHAGHVLLHPDVAQLLAAGERPAPDARLTARERQVLVELARGRSNREVARELGLAEKTVKTHVSAVLTKLGVQDRTQAALYAVRHGFLD, encoded by the coding sequence ATGGCCGGTGACCGGATCAGGGTCATGATCGTCGACGACCATCCCGTCGTCCGGCAGGGCCTGCGCACCTTCCTCGAACTCCAGGACGACATCGACGTCGTGGGCGAGGCTGGCGACGGCGACGAGTGCGTGACCGTCGCCGAGGAGTTGCGCCCCGACGTGGTCGTCCTCGACCTGAAGATGCCCGGCGCCGACGGGGTCGCCGCGCTGCGCGGACTCCGGGACCGCGGCAACCCGGCCCGGGTGCTGGTGATCACGAGTTTCACCGAGCCGTCGGCTGTCCTGCCGGCCGTGCGGGCCGGGGCCGCCGGCTACGTCTACAAGAACATCGACCCGCCGGCCCTGGCCGCGGCGATCCGGGCCGTGCACGCCGGACACGTGCTCCTGCACCCCGATGTGGCCCAGCTGCTCGCCGCCGGCGAACGCCCGGCCCCCGACGCCAGGCTCACCGCCCGCGAGCGCCAGGTCCTCGTCGAACTGGCCAGGGGGCGTTCCAACCGTGAGGTGGCCCGGGAGCTGGGGCTGGCGGAGAAGACGGTGAAGACCCACGTCAGCGCGGTGCTGACCAAGCTGGGCGTCCAGGACAGGACCCAGGCGGCGCTGTACGCGGTCCGCCACGGTTTCCTGGACTAA
- a CDS encoding FKBP-type peptidyl-prolyl cis-trans isomerase, translating to MRSGTLSAIVLAITAVATAGCGTDPAPAADAPAAGAGAKTVCTADDVKVGGEAGKRPTVTIPDTCTPPTTLLMKDLTPGKDPVVKAGDAVDTQYLLVTWSNKKEVDASWNRGQTFQVAPVGQARVIAGWNEGLIGMKQGSRRLLIIPADKGYGAQGNSGIKGGETLVFVVDAAKVNGAAQQ from the coding sequence ATGCGTAGCGGAACCTTGTCGGCAATTGTCCTGGCCATCACGGCCGTCGCCACCGCCGGTTGCGGCACCGACCCGGCCCCGGCGGCCGACGCCCCGGCAGCGGGAGCCGGCGCGAAGACGGTGTGCACGGCCGACGACGTGAAGGTCGGCGGCGAGGCCGGCAAGCGGCCGACCGTGACGATCCCGGACACCTGCACCCCGCCGACCACGCTCCTGATGAAGGACCTCACCCCGGGCAAGGATCCGGTCGTGAAGGCCGGGGACGCGGTGGACACCCAGTACCTGCTGGTCACCTGGTCCAACAAGAAAGAGGTCGACGCCTCCTGGAACCGCGGCCAGACCTTCCAGGTGGCCCCGGTCGGCCAGGCCCGGGTCATCGCCGGCTGGAACGAGGGCCTGATCGGCATGAAGCAGGGCTCCCGCCGCCTCCTGATCATCCCGGCGGACAAGGGCTACGGCGCGCAGGGCAACAGCGGCATCAAGGGCGGCGAGACGCTCGTCTTCGTCGTGGACGCCGCCAAGGTCAACGGCGCGGCGCAGCAGTAG
- a CDS encoding RNA-binding S4 domain-containing protein, with amino-acid sequence MIDVEIRDDMVRLGQFLKLAGVLDTGGEIKSLIASGDVDVNDEVETRRGRQLHRGDVVALGSHRWRVA; translated from the coding sequence ATGATTGACGTGGAGATCCGGGATGACATGGTCCGACTCGGCCAGTTCCTCAAACTCGCCGGGGTACTGGACACCGGCGGCGAGATCAAGTCCCTGATCGCCTCCGGGGACGTGGACGTGAACGACGAGGTGGAGACCCGACGGGGCCGCCAGTTGCACCGTGGCGACGTCGTCGCGCTGGGTAGCCACCGGTGGCGGGTGGCGTGA
- a CDS encoding RNA polymerase sigma factor, with amino-acid sequence MIEVSLHDSEHFAALYDRHADQLYRYAYRRVGPGVVEDIVADTFVAAFRRRDSYDLTCPDARAWLFGILTREIARHLRREKARYRAMARAFTTAEEEDPALRVVADVAATALRGELAAALARLSAGDRHVLLLIAWGDLTYEETARALDIPIGTVRSRLNRARRRVRYALGNTNPMSTSEERG; translated from the coding sequence ATGATCGAGGTGTCCCTGCACGACTCGGAACACTTCGCCGCGCTCTACGACCGCCACGCCGACCAGCTCTACCGGTACGCGTACCGCAGGGTCGGCCCCGGCGTCGTCGAGGACATCGTGGCCGACACGTTCGTCGCGGCGTTCCGTCGCCGGGACAGCTACGACCTGACCTGCCCCGACGCCCGCGCCTGGCTGTTTGGCATCCTGACCAGGGAGATCGCCCGACACCTCCGCAGGGAGAAGGCACGCTACCGGGCGATGGCCCGGGCGTTCACGACCGCCGAGGAGGAGGATCCGGCGCTGCGGGTCGTGGCCGACGTCGCGGCGACGGCCCTGCGCGGGGAGCTGGCCGCCGCGCTCGCCCGACTGTCGGCCGGCGACCGGCACGTCCTGCTGCTGATCGCCTGGGGCGACCTGACGTACGAGGAGACGGCCCGGGCGCTGGACATCCCGATCGGCACCGTCCGGTCCCGGCTGAACCGGGCCCGCCGCCGGGTCAGGTACGCACTGGGGAACACCAATCCGATGAGCACCAGCGAGGAGCGAGGGTGA